A window of the Lactuca sativa cultivar Salinas chromosome 7, Lsat_Salinas_v11, whole genome shotgun sequence genome harbors these coding sequences:
- the LOC111886303 gene encoding TPD1 protein homolog 1 has product MQDMDISYRKSCMAFGIVAVLFVLVMFSRNHLFQGQCLRSREHAFSKNQFMTATNRRLLALPADYDIGGGDDGYGDGDGGSGGDGDGDDDRIQPQYCSADNIYISQGQTPPLPSGIPTYTVIIQNICMSGSCIISDIHLSCGWFSSARLINPNMFKRISYNDCLVNNGNPISPGQTISFQYANTYPYPMSVASLSCQ; this is encoded by the exons ATGCAAGACATGGATATTTCATACAGGAAATCTTGCATGGCTTTTGGTATTGTTGCTGTACTCTTTG TCCTTGTAATGTTTTCAAGAAATCATCTTTTCCAAGGGCAATGTTTAAGGAGTAGAGAACATGCCTTTTCCAAGAACCAATTCATGACTGCTACCAATAGGAGGCTGTTGGCATTACCTGCAG ATTACGAtattggtggtggtgatgatggttatggtgatggtgatggtggtagtggtggtgatggtgatggtgatgatgaccgTATACAGCCACAGTACTGCTCAGCGGATAACATCTACATATCACAAGGGCAGACCCCTCCTCTTCCTAGTGGCATTCCAACATACACTGTAATAATTCAAAACATATGCATGTCAGGAAGTTGTATAATCTCAGACATTCACCTGAGTTGTGGGTGGTTTAGCTCAGCCAGGCTGATCAACCCAAACATGTTTAAACGAATATCTTACAACGACTGCCTAGTTAATAACGGAAACCCTATTAGCCCTGGTCAAACTATCTCTTTCCAATATGCAAATACCTACCCTTATCCTATGTCAGTAGCTTCGCTGTCATGCCAGTAA